A window of Exiguobacterium sp. FSL W8-0210 genomic DNA:
CATTCCTCGACCAAGCGGAAATCAGCTATGATTTGAAGGACCGTTTGTACCGCCTGCTGTCACAAAAGCTCGACCCGGTCAACATGATGCACCAGTTGCAAGCACTCGAACTCGAGAAGGATCTCGTCGATTGTCTGCTTGAGTTGATGTTGTCTTAAACGATTGGATAGGCATGCGAAAAAGCCAGTATTCGTCATCCATATGGACGAGGAATACTGGCTTTCTGGTTGAGGTCAGAACTCTTCGTCTATCTCTTCATCCATCCAAGATAGCAAGTCTTCTGCATCGAGATCGTCACCTTTACTGAGGATCAAGGTCGTGACGTCATCTCGTTTCTGTTCTAACAACTCCGGGTTGTTCGTCAAGACTTCCATGAGGTAATACGCATAAGAATCGAGGAAATCAGGCTGGTCGTTTCGTTCGATCAGTGTCATGAACGCTTCGATGAGTTCTTCCTGTTCTTCATCGAGAATCATCCAGTGGGAGTATGCGAGAAGTTTTTCGTTTTCGTCATCTCCACGGAGAATGTCCTTGATTTCAGGTAACGTCAGAAATACAACATCCGGCATGACGACTTCCGGAACATCGGTACTCAGCTTCGTTAACCACTCGTCATAGGTCGCCGCGACAAAATAGGTCGTTTCATCCGAAATATCGAGGCACCAGACAGTCGGCTCAGCAGCCTCCATGAAGTGGAAGTACCAAAAATAGCTCCCTTCTCCTTCCGCGAACATCATGACGTTTCCTTCGACATCCCATTCCCTGAGGACCGACAATTCGTCCAGATACCGTTCGAATGTCAATGACGTCATGGAGCGGAGTGGGAGGTGCAATCCGCTTTCTTCGTCCGACCATGTATTCTTGAACTCGACCATCACGGCCATAGCTTCTGGGGCACCACCGTTTTGTTCCCGGATTTGTTCGAGGTAACGGACGGGGAGTGAACCGTTGACGGCTTGCTCGATTCGTTGAATGTCTGTTTCTTTGACTGAAATCATCGTTTCTTCTTGTAGATCTTCATCCCAAAATGGCATCGTATGACCTTCCTTACTATGTAATGATTGATGTAGACCTTGATTATACGCAATATGTTTGGAAAATGTTTCGAAAAAAGACCCTGTCCATTAAGGAAGGGTCTATTGTGTCATTTACGACGCAATTTTTTCGCTTTTTGTTTCATGTCGTTATACGTGATCATTGGACTATCGTCCATCGTCAAGCGCAGATGGTTCGGTTCACCTTTGTTCGTTATGCCGGAGCAATAAAGGATGTCAGCATATTGATCAAACAGTTCCTCATATGCCGGCAAGTGGTGCATCAGACGACCAGGAGAACCCCAGCCACAGAGGACGACGCCATTTTTCGCTTTGACATCGGCAAGTGTCTTCGCGACGAACGCATAGTTCGTCTCATCGAAACTCGCTTGAGCGAATGGCAGATCCTCGCTGACGAGCAGGTCCGGCATCAAACTGATGATGTCATATTGTTTAACGGGATCACTGACATACTTCTTCATCAAATTGTACGCACGTTGTGTCGTCGTTCCGGAGAGAAAGGCGTCCGTCGTCCGTGGTGTGTAGATTAAAGCGGCGACGTGCGTTCCTTCTGCGATGTCGTCAAAGATATAGCTGCGTAAGTAGCGTTTCGTCTTGTCTCGATCAAACGTCGTCTGGACGCGGATCGACGATTCCTCAATCAAGAGTTCGGAAGAATCGGCTGGTGTCATGGGTGGTGCCTCCTTTTAATTGGTCAAACGTGAGCTGATGCGAAGGAAGAATGCGAGTGTCTTCTTCTTGAGGTCGAGGTCGTTCGCATCGATCGCCTCGACGTGTTGCTGGTAACGATCGTATTGGGCGAGCACGTCAGAAACATATTGTTCACTGCGATTGTATTCAAACAGTGCTGTCGCGAGCGTGTCTCGGTCGGATGTCTTCGTGACATCATGTTGTTTCAGGTATTTCGCTGCCGTGTGGGCGCTGTCGACGAGACTCGTCGGGTCAGCTTTCCCGTCGCCGTCCGCGTCCACTCCGAGACCACCATATTTCTCGATGGCTTCCGGATCCGTCACGTCGATGCCGTCATGCTCGATGTCACCGAGCGACGTGCCACCTTCGTATCCCCAACCGACCCATGTTTTCGGCATGAATTGGAATGGACCGATAGCGCCGACGGACGATTGCATCGCTGACGAGTTGGAGAAGATCGTCTCGACGCGATGAATGGAGGCGAGCAGCTTCCAGTCGATGCCGTAACGTGCCGCGGCTTGTTCGTAGATGTCGATGTTCTCGGCAGGTACGCCATGCTGTCCATAATACGTACGATACATTTCGTTTTGAACACGTTCCCGATTTTGCCAGTAGATGAAGCTACTGACGATGAGGGCGAACAGTACGAACAAGATGCTGATTCGAAAAACTTTTCGCATATTGTTCTCTCCTCTGTTTAGGATTCCACTGAATGGTATCATATTTTAGTAGGGTCTAATAGCACTTTCTGTGACGGGAGTGTGGAATCAAAAAAGGAGTCGAAGTCATGTATCTCTTCGTAAATGGATTTTTACTCGGATTGCTCGTCGTCCTTTCGATCATCGCAGCGGTCCGACCGGTCGATTTGACGATCGTCCCACGCAAGGAATTTTATCCCTCGATGGTCCAGTCGAGTGGTATCTTATGTCTGTTGCTCGTCGGCGGAACGCTGATCAGCGGTACACGGTTGCCAGAAATCGGCTTGACGTTTTTTGTCCCAAGTGGTCCGGTCTGGTACGCGACGATCGGACTGATCGTCCTTCTCTGCTTCGTCTTACTTTTGACGGCGACTGTTCCAGCGTTTCGCAAACGTTTGTTGCCGCTTTATCAAAGTGAGGCGGAGCGACTGATTCTGCCGCGAACGAAAGAGGAGCGGACCGGGTTTCAGATGGTCGCGCTGATGGCAGGGGTGACGGAAGAGTTGATCTATCGCGGTTTTCTCTTTCATGCTCTCGGATTATTTTTACCGTTTTCTAACATCAGTTTCGTCTGGATCGGGGCAATCTTGTTTGGTGTCGCACATCGTTATCAAGGATGGTTTGCGATCCTCGTCACGGGACTGATCGGGGCGGGATTCGGTTACTTGTATCTAGCACTCGAAACACTCTGGCCGCTGATCATCATCCATGTCTTGATCGATCTCGTTGCTGTCTACATTTACAAGGACGATGTTAATTCCTGACATCGTCAAAAAGCGTTGAATTTGATAGACTGAATGTCAAGCGAAGTCATCATTATAAAATGGTCAAGTTGACGGTTGCAGAACAGGTCAAATGACAGGTAAAATGAGAAGGTAAACGCTTACACATCAAAAGGAGATGGATGAAACCATGCGAACGATCACTTCCACTGGCGAGCGAAAGAAGACGAGTTGGACATTGAATATCGGCAATCAGCCACATTTGATGATGGATGGTGTGACAGAACAAACGCTTGATGCCGAACAACGTGTCGTTTACGACGAATTTTTGATTCCGACGACGGACACTTTGATTCATCGGTTCAAAGCCCGCTTCCCGAACCATCTCTGCGAGAACGGGTATGATGTGTATGGCGCTGCCGCTTTTGACGAACAGGTTGTCGAACTGATCTCCAATTGGTTCATCGAACTGGTCACGGTCTTAACAGCGATGCAGCGGACGAAAGGCATTCAGCATGTCCAGATTGAAGGCGGTGTCGCAAAACGGACTGACTTCTTACCGACCGTGCGTCGGACATGCCGGGCACTGGAGTCGACGATTGATATTTATTGAAACACCAGTCACGTGTTCAGAGGGGACGTCTATCAGGGCGTCCTCTCTTTTTTTAATCAACGAATCGAGAGAATTCGACGTCGTGAAAACAGCGTGCACTTTTTTGTTCATCTCGAATCGTTTTCCTGGGACAAGCATCGCGCCGCTTCACTTCGTTGCAGGGTCGCTCCTGCTTGTTTTTCCTTAAGAAGCGATTTCGAGTGAACAAAACGTCTCTCTTCTTTCATAAATTAAAAAGCAAAAACGAAGTCGAATACTCGCGGAGTCGGACATGATTGTTCGGCTCCTTTTCATTTTCTGGATGATAGCAGGAAAAAACAGGTTGACGCTAGACTGTATGGCATGTACCATACAGTTAACAGATGTACTATTGTCTTAATACAATGGTGGGAATTGAGGGAGGAAGTCTAATGCTTGAAGTGAAGGGGCTACAAAAGCGATACGGACGAAAAAAGCACGTCTTACGTGACGTGACGTTCTCTGTCGGTCTAAACGAAGTGACATGTCTGATCGGTTTAAACGGGGAAGGAAAGTCAACGATTTTAAAAGCAATTCTCGGTCTGATTCCGGTGGATGCCGGGACGGTGACAGTCGACGGTAAAGCGTCGCGCGACCAGATCGCGTTCGTGCCTGATCTCCAGACGATGCCGAGCTACATGACGATCGGACAAGCGCTCGTATATATGGCAGATCATTATCCGGACTGGAATCAAGAGACAGCGGAACGGTTACTGCAGACGTTTCAGCTGTTTACGACGGATAAAATGGCGAACTTATCAAAAGGGAACAAAGCGAAGTTCAATCTCGTCTTAGGATTCGCCCTCGATCGACCGTACATATTACTCGACGAACCGCTCGCGGGAATCGATTTGTTCATGAAGGAACAGATTGCCTGGATTTTCTCAAGTGAGTTCATGGAAGGACGAAGCATCCTGATGACGACTCACGAAATCGCTGAAGTCGAGCAGGTGATCGACCGAGTGTTGTTCTTACGGGACGGAAAGATCGTCGAAGTCAAAGAGACGGATGAACTGCGAGGTCGTCATCATCAATCGGTCCAAGACCGGATGCGGGAGGTATATCAAGGATGAAACGTTGGTTGTTATTAACGAATGAAGAACTGAAACGAAGTACGAAATTACTGGTGTTGTTGATTTCAGGCTTGATCGTCGCGGAAATCGCGTCTCTGCTCTATCAAATTTACGATTATCAAAGCACGATCGAGAAAACGATGCGGATTGAACAGATATCAGAAATGGACGCAATTGCGCGAGCAGGTGGTGCGTTGACATTCGCACAGGCAACGGATTTTTACGATTCAATCATTGTATTAGCAATGGGGATGATCATCCTGTTTGCGTTCTGGATTTGGTACCGCGACTGGATAGGTGAGACGAAGTACATCTACAGATTGCTATTGTTACCGGGATCACGCCGGGCGATTTTTGGGTCGAAAATGACGGCACTCTTACTTGTCGTGACTAGTTTGATCGGAATTCAGTGGGGGCTGTTGTTGCTTAGTCGTAATCTCTACTTATGGTTGTTACCAGATGCTCAACAGATCACAGCCAGCATCAATGAATACTCCATCTATATGAAGTTGTTCTATACGATGTATCCGAGTGATATTTTATTCATCTTACTGATGACATTCATCGTCATCTCGTTCGTCTTCATGACAGTATTACTTGAACGATCGTTCCGAAAGGGAAAAGCGTTCTTGCTCGTCGGATTACATGGGATTGCGTTGATTGGCGGTTATATCATTTTGGGCTTAGCATTGTCAGCTATTTCGAACGATTTGAGTCAACTGCACATGCAATTTTATCTCGGGTACATCGTGCTCTTAACGTTATATGTGTCGTACAAAAATCTGCGGTTAGTCCAGACGCGTCTATCCGTCTAAAGGAGAAATCTCATGAAACGATATCGTCAACTTCTGATCTATGGAGTGATCATTCTCATAACAATCGGAAGCTACATCGGCTACACGCTGTCGATCAAAGGAGCAGACTTTTCGCTCGAGACCGTCAGTGGAAAATCATCGCAAATCGAAAATTTTAATTTACGTCTTCAGACGAAAGGCATGCGTTCGACGATTTATGATGTCAACGCTAAGGGAGACATCGAAAAACAGTCAAATTCTTACGTCGGACAACTATTCCGTGAAGATAGCATGACGGATTTACCAGATAAATATTACGAATTCACGACGCATATGGAAACGAATGTAAGTGGAGATGGACAATCAGAGTATGCGATTCAGATCAAACAAAATAAACTGCAATTTAAGATGTTTACGTTTAAGACGGAGGAGATGTTCGAGAAAACATTTCAGTATGATACAAAACTTGAGACGGGGATGGACATACAAGCCACTGTCGTCGATAAACAGGCGATGAAGGTCTACATCCAACTCGATCGAGTCGATCAGCCAAGGGAAACAAAACTGCTTGTGCTCGATTTAACAGGCGACCGGGTTGAAGAGATCGTTCTTCAAAAGCCAGTAGCGCCTAAACACGCTCGTCAATTTTTAGCGATTCATCAAAATGAGGTCGTCTACACGGAACAACCGTCTGACAGCGATGAGGAGAACACAAAACTATCTTATTTCCTCGATGACGGCAAAAGCGTTCGTTCCATCAAGGAGTTGAATCAGCAACAAATCGATTATACGCCCTATGCGAACGGTCGTTATCTCATCGGCTTCCGTCTGCCGGAAGGGGAGACGAAACGAATCGAATGGTCGATGTTCGACTTGGAAACGAAACGATTATCCGAGCATAGCGTAAGCAGTCCGCTCGTTTTGAAAAAGATTGATTGGTTGGATTCGAAGGATGAGATGCAACTTTATCTCTCTTCCGAGACAAACGATGGATTCCAAGTGTCCGTGATTGATCTGAAGAATGAGCAACTGATGTATCAAGGAGAAATCAAAGATGCGAATCGTAAAAAAGGAACGCGTATCTATGATTTTGCGGTTCAATGATCCACGAAAAAAACGGTTCGTCCCGGAAAAACTTATCCGGGACGAACCGTTCTTTTTTTCGTTTTGACTAGGAATCGATACATTCTAGGGCGAAAGCATCAAGACGTGAAATTTTTTTCTGCCGCTTTACAGGCACGCAATAAGGCGTCCTTGAAGAAACGATCTTCCTGCGAAGCGAGTTGTTGTGTCGCTTCCTCGTCTCCGCGCAGTGAGCGAGCGAGCATCTGAATGACCTTGACCCAGCGCCGGACGTGATCAAGTTGCGGACGACCCATCGCGACGTACACTGTGAACCAATCATTCTGATCGCGACGGATCATCCGTTGGAATAGTGATTTCGCGAGATCGACTTCTTCGGTCGTCGGGAGTTCGTTCGTCTCGAAATAACGACGTAACGCGGCAACAGCAGTTGCGTACGCTACTTTGACGTCGTCTGACGGCTGATGCTTACCGTAGTCGGATGTCGACAGATGAAGTAAGGCAGGTTTTTTCTCGACACCCGTGATCCAGGCAGAGATCGTCTTATTGCCTTTATAGGCTTGACGGTTCGCGACCGGGAGCTTCGCCGTGACGTTTCCGACTTTCCCGATCAAGGTCACTTTGTTGTTGCGATCCTGAATTTCGGTCACTTTCAACTCGACTGTATCACCCATTTCATGAGGAATGGCTTTCGGCTGGAGCTTTTCTCCTGCCGAGAGCGGCGAACGCTTGCGGATCATCCGCAGTGCTTCTTGTTCAATCCGGTCGTCAAGCGACCACAGATGTTCCGGTGGGACGTTGCGGAACCGGCGACGTCGGACCTTGATGTACTGGTCAAGCGCGTCAGCAGCTTGCTCCCGCGTCGATTCACCACGTGCGACGGGGCCGATGATGTCTCGGAGCGTAATGGATTCGAGACGTTCCATGATGCCTTCGAACGGGATGAGTTCCATTACGTAGAGACTGCAGACGACGAGTTCGCATTCGCGAGGAGTGAGTGGGCGTTTGGCCATAAATTGACTTCCTTTCAGCTGGTTGATGTTTCTAGTATACCAAAAAAAAGCCATCGTCACGTAATCCCGTGACGATGGACTAAAAAAGCTTACAAGACGAATGGCGATTCCGAACTATTTTGCAATTCAGCGGACGCGAGACGTGTGACACCGTTCATGAATGGGTCATGGGCGACGAACAAGTCACCGATTGCTTTGATCTCAGCAACGGTCGCATTCTCCTTCGCACCAGCGATCCGTAAGCGATACGGTTTTTTTGTCACCGTATCAAATGTCAGGACGATCGTATG
This region includes:
- a CDS encoding SMI1/KNR4 family protein, translated to MPFWDEDLQEETMISVKETDIQRIEQAVNGSLPVRYLEQIREQNGGAPEAMAVMVEFKNTWSDEESGLHLPLRSMTSLTFERYLDELSVLREWDVEGNVMMFAEGEGSYFWYFHFMEAAEPTVWCLDISDETTYFVAATYDEWLTKLSTDVPEVVMPDVVFLTLPEIKDILRGDDENEKLLAYSHWMILDEEQEELIEAFMTLIERNDQPDFLDSYAYYLMEVLTNNPELLEQKRDDVTTLILSKGDDLDAEDLLSWMDEEIDEEF
- a CDS encoding DUF1643 domain-containing protein; translated protein: MTPADSSELLIEESSIRVQTTFDRDKTKRYLRSYIFDDIAEGTHVAALIYTPRTTDAFLSGTTTQRAYNLMKKYVSDPVKQYDIISLMPDLLVSEDLPFAQASFDETNYAFVAKTLADVKAKNGVVLCGWGSPGRLMHHLPAYEELFDQYADILYCSGITNKGEPNHLRLTMDDSPMITYNDMKQKAKKLRRK
- a CDS encoding lytic transglycosylase domain-containing protein; translated protein: MRKVFRISILFVLFALIVSSFIYWQNRERVQNEMYRTYYGQHGVPAENIDIYEQAAARYGIDWKLLASIHRVETIFSNSSAMQSSVGAIGPFQFMPKTWVGWGYEGGTSLGDIEHDGIDVTDPEAIEKYGGLGVDADGDGKADPTSLVDSAHTAAKYLKQHDVTKTSDRDTLATALFEYNRSEQYVSDVLAQYDRYQQHVEAIDANDLDLKKKTLAFFLRISSRLTN
- a CDS encoding CPBP family intramembrane glutamic endopeptidase — encoded protein: MYLFVNGFLLGLLVVLSIIAAVRPVDLTIVPRKEFYPSMVQSSGILCLLLVGGTLISGTRLPEIGLTFFVPSGPVWYATIGLIVLLCFVLLLTATVPAFRKRLLPLYQSEAERLILPRTKEERTGFQMVALMAGVTEELIYRGFLFHALGLFLPFSNISFVWIGAILFGVAHRYQGWFAILVTGLIGAGFGYLYLALETLWPLIIIHVLIDLVAVYIYKDDVNS
- a CDS encoding ABC transporter ATP-binding protein, with amino-acid sequence MLEVKGLQKRYGRKKHVLRDVTFSVGLNEVTCLIGLNGEGKSTILKAILGLIPVDAGTVTVDGKASRDQIAFVPDLQTMPSYMTIGQALVYMADHYPDWNQETAERLLQTFQLFTTDKMANLSKGNKAKFNLVLGFALDRPYILLDEPLAGIDLFMKEQIAWIFSSEFMEGRSILMTTHEIAEVEQVIDRVLFLRDGKIVEVKETDELRGRHHQSVQDRMREVYQG
- a CDS encoding DUF2922 family protein — its product is MEHTIVLTFDTVTKKPYRLRIAGAKENATVAEIKAIGDLFVAHDPFMNGVTRLASAELQNSSESPFVL